The Megachile rotundata isolate GNS110a chromosome 3, iyMegRotu1, whole genome shotgun sequence genome includes a window with the following:
- the MED27 gene encoding mediator complex subunit 27: protein MEQLQIALTAIKVLRSSVGQVFDSLGNGLRADHGEENKENKYLLELQELLTTVNVNLRDVEQAVSSLNPPPGPFNLASTTYLSQETTQERQALYGTLVNSYKWTDKVHEYSNVAQSLLSQNSLKRSYNTPSRAKRGRIQTSNHNVPQQQVDSLIATFDRLFNDMTVSVSRPFASNAILHVTLGHVLKGVIAFKGLMIEWVVVKGYGETMDLWTESRHKVFRKVTENAHAAMLHFYSPALPELAVRSFMTWFHSLNNLFSDPCKRCGLHLHSALPPTWRDFRTLEPYHQECKP, encoded by the exons ATGGAACAATTACAAATTGCATTAACTGCAATTAAAGTTCTGCGTTCAAGTGTTGGTCAGGTTTTTGATTCTTTAGGAAATGGATTAAGAGCTGATCATGGAGAGGAGAATAAAGAGAATAAGTACCTCCTTGAACTACAAGAGCTTTTAACAACTGTCAATGTCAATTTAag agatgtggaacAAGCCGTAAGCAGTTTAAACCCGCCACCAGGGCCATTTAATTTAGCTAGTACAACATATCTTAGTCAGGAGACTACGCAAGAAAGACAAGCTTTATATGGTACATTAGTTAATAGTTACAAATGGACTGACAAAGTACACGAATACAGTAATGTTGCTCAATCTTTACTTAGTCAAAACTCCTTGAAACGGTCTTATAATACTCCCAGCAGAGCTAAAAGAGGGAGAATACAAACAAGCAATCATAATGTTCCTCAACA GCAAGTTGACTCCTTGATAGCTACTTTTGATAGACTATTTAACGATATGACAGTTTCTGTATCtcgaccatttgcatcaaatGCAATATTACATGTTACATTGGGACATGTTCTAAAAGGAGTAATAGCATTTAAGGGTTTGATGATTGAATGGGTGGTGGTCAAAGGTTATGGTGAAACTATGGACCTATGGACAGAATCAAGACACAAAGTTTTTAGAAAAGTAACAGAAAATGCACATGCTGCAATGTTACATTTCTATTCACCAGCATTGCCTGAATTAGCAGTTCGATCATTTATG ACCTGGTTTCatagtttgaataatttatttagtgATCCTTGCAAACGTTGTGGTCTACACTTACATAGTGCTTTACCTCCAACGTGGAGAGATTTTCGTACACTAGAACCTTACCATCAAGAATGTAAACCATGA